The Methanofollis sp. genome has a segment encoding these proteins:
- a CDS encoding polysaccharide deacetylase family protein, with the protein MTIGVYYDNAYAVEETFQLFKIPWEWYDPSHTYDVVIARKGEVDTAGAYLVDLSEKDYFAEIARTLNEGLPHCHEPVVEVLIDELRQVLKEHTLLVEIPPVPWGYSYIVALTHDVDITSVRERRWVSVGYAVYQCLRKGMVRDALQILGAKCGVGKDPWHCFEEWMRLEENLGVRSTWFFLPFKGKAGEGAPAIRAGYYDLDPDLIQRLTDGGWEVGVHGLDNWRDDGAAREELRRVTDLTGVEGGTRVHWLLFDADSWKILDEAGYAYDSTFGYNDDVGFRAGTMQPYRPRGCGRLLEVPLIIQDGGLFGGKTWNSSDDGGRGACLRLSEEAGMRRCEEVLAYAKQYGGVVTLLWHQVSMAAPKNWGGFYQALVERAVADGAWVAPVKEAVRWFTARSYFVLHTERVPEGLRIRLSGTGPDPSLPLMRIRVHTDAVNLGKITGDYIEGAGYVDLQYSSPEILVKVHEGTAD; encoded by the coding sequence ATGACAATCGGTGTTTACTATGATAATGCCTATGCCGTCGAGGAGACCTTCCAACTCTTCAAGATCCCGTGGGAGTGGTACGACCCGTCGCACACCTATGACGTGGTCATCGCCCGCAAGGGGGAGGTCGACACGGCCGGCGCCTATCTCGTCGACCTCTCTGAGAAGGACTATTTTGCCGAGATCGCGCGGACCTTGAACGAGGGCCTCCCCCACTGCCACGAACCTGTGGTCGAGGTCCTCATTGACGAACTGCGCCAGGTCCTGAAGGAGCACACTCTCCTCGTGGAGATCCCGCCTGTGCCCTGGGGCTACTCGTACATCGTCGCCCTCACCCATGACGTGGACATCACCTCGGTGCGGGAGAGGCGCTGGGTCTCGGTCGGGTATGCGGTGTATCAGTGCCTGCGGAAGGGTATGGTGAGGGATGCTCTTCAGATCCTCGGTGCGAAGTGCGGGGTCGGGAAGGATCCCTGGCACTGCTTCGAGGAGTGGATGCGGCTGGAGGAAAACCTCGGCGTGCGCTCGACCTGGTTCTTCCTCCCCTTCAAGGGGAAGGCGGGGGAGGGCGCGCCCGCGATCCGCGCGGGATACTACGACCTCGACCCTGATCTGATCCAGAGGCTCACCGACGGCGGCTGGGAGGTCGGGGTGCACGGCCTCGATAACTGGCGGGACGACGGTGCGGCGCGGGAGGAGTTGCGACGTGTGACCGATCTCACCGGTGTGGAGGGGGGGACGCGCGTCCACTGGCTGCTCTTCGATGCGGACTCCTGGAAGATACTCGATGAGGCGGGGTATGCCTATGACTCGACCTTCGGGTACAACGACGACGTGGGCTTCAGGGCCGGGACGATGCAGCCCTACAGGCCGCGCGGGTGCGGGCGCTTGCTGGAGGTACCCCTGATCATCCAGGACGGAGGTCTCTTCGGCGGAAAGACCTGGAACTCGTCTGATGATGGGGGCCGCGGTGCATGCCTCCGTCTCTCTGAGGAGGCCGGGATGCGCCGGTGCGAGGAGGTGCTGGCATATGCGAAGCAGTACGGGGGTGTCGTCACTCTTCTTTGGCACCAGGTGAGCATGGCGGCGCCGAAGAATTGGGGTGGTTTTTATCAGGCGCTGGTGGAGAGGGCGGTCGCAGATGGGGCGTGGGTGGCGCCGGTAAAAGAGGCGGTGCGCTGGTTCACTGCTCGCTCATATTTCGTCCTTCACACCGAGCGCGTACCAGAGGGCCTCAGAATCCGGCTATCTGGTACCGGTCCAGATCCATCTCTCCCTCTCATGAGGATCCGTGTCCATACTGACGCGGTGAATCTTGGGAAAATAACGGGTGATTATATCGAAGGAGCGGGATATGTTGATCTACAGTATTCATCTCCTGAGATCTTGGTGAA
- a CDS encoding glycosyltransferase family 39 protein — protein MFSFDLKTKLNILGSKISAIVERTYVTYLILFLFILFFSLRMSPLFNPLPNRDSGVFIYVAQGILNGKVPYLDIWDHKPPLIFFLDAIALMFNNSLWGVWFIELLSVVVSSFFCYVILKKYFGSLSGLFSTIIFIISFFNLGPGNYTEEYSLPLIFFAIYLFTSEYDPLLKFSSLGLISGLLFTLKPNLIGISIAIVGLTILCGFLYGKSIKKEMIVFPLFFCVPLAVFGFYFYECHALGPCIDAVLFYNLYYSSTPLLTKLFYSIAIFRSLGHLWLFAVAVWILLISYALYHRDFWHNALLSVAIFSFPIECVLVAISGRPFAHYGFALLAPCIILFGYMIYNFVETQKPKLWSVKYSTKSLIIVLLVLVLLYSPLISLYSVMTENSRDDSRINVIKYVTSNSNNSDYVLIWGAETEINVLSNRQSPSKYVYQWPLYTKGYSSGDRTQEFLQDLIKNRPKLIIDMHSCDAIVPPVNESERMKWQRGVKQDLKSKYGVSGRYQLPDSFTMVFQYISDNYQYIGTIEGTDYSVYLVCDK, from the coding sequence ATGTTTTCATTTGATTTAAAAACGAAATTAAATATTTTGGGCTCTAAAATCTCTGCTATTGTAGAAAGGACCTATGTTACATACTTGATATTATTCTTATTTATTTTATTTTTCTCATTACGTATGTCTCCGCTTTTCAACCCTCTTCCCAATAGAGATTCGGGTGTATTTATCTATGTTGCGCAAGGCATATTAAATGGAAAAGTGCCATATCTTGATATTTGGGATCACAAACCTCCTCTGATATTTTTCCTTGATGCAATAGCATTAATGTTCAATAATTCTTTATGGGGAGTGTGGTTTATTGAATTATTATCTGTAGTTGTGTCCTCATTTTTCTGCTATGTGATATTAAAAAAATACTTTGGATCCCTTAGCGGGTTATTCTCAACAATTATTTTTATTATCTCATTTTTTAATCTTGGTCCGGGAAATTATACTGAGGAATATTCTCTTCCACTCATTTTTTTCGCGATATATCTCTTTACCTCGGAATATGACCCGCTATTGAAATTCTCATCACTTGGTTTGATATCGGGGTTGTTATTCACATTAAAACCAAATTTAATTGGGATTTCGATTGCAATTGTTGGATTGACCATTTTGTGCGGATTTTTGTATGGTAAATCCATTAAAAAAGAGATGATCGTATTCCCACTGTTTTTCTGTGTACCTCTCGCAGTGTTTGGATTTTATTTTTATGAGTGTCATGCATTGGGCCCGTGTATTGATGCCGTTTTATTCTACAATCTGTATTATTCGTCCACTCCTCTTTTAACAAAATTATTTTATAGCATCGCAATTTTCCGTAGCCTTGGTCATCTCTGGCTCTTTGCTGTTGCAGTATGGATCCTTTTGATTTCTTATGCTTTATATCATCGTGATTTCTGGCATAATGCCCTACTTTCTGTCGCTATATTTAGTTTTCCTATCGAGTGCGTACTCGTTGCGATATCTGGAAGACCCTTTGCACATTATGGATTTGCTTTGCTGGCTCCTTGTATTATTCTTTTTGGGTATATGATCTATAATTTTGTTGAAACGCAGAAACCCAAATTATGGAGTGTAAAATATTCTACTAAATCTTTAATTATCGTTCTTCTCGTCTTGGTATTATTATATTCTCCTTTGATCTCCTTGTACTCTGTTATGACCGAGAATTCAAGGGATGATAGCAGGATAAATGTCATCAAATACGTTACCAGTAATTCTAATAATTCCGATTATGTACTCATCTGGGGTGCTGAAACAGAGATCAATGTACTATCAAATCGGCAATCCCCCTCAAAATATGTATACCAATGGCCTCTTTATACGAAAGGTTACTCTAGCGGTGACCGTACTCAAGAATTTTTACAAGATCTCATAAAGAATAGACCTAAACTCATTATTGATATGCATTCTTGTGATGCTATCGTTCCTCCTGTTAATGAAAGTGAAAGAATGAAGTGGCAGAGAGGGGTAAAGCAGGATTTAAAGTCAAAATATGGGGTATCTGGAAGATATCAGTTGCCTGATTCTTTTACTATGGTTTTCCAATACATTAGTGATAATTATCAGTACATAGGAACGATAGAGGGTACGGATTATTCGGTTTATCTTGTTTGTGATAAATGA